The Desulfurococcus sp. genome has a segment encoding these proteins:
- a CDS encoding class I SAM-dependent methyltransferase, producing MPRIAPFEEYPTRYDEWFEKHKYAYLSELNAIKLLLPRFKRGLEIGVGTGRFAIPLGIKFGVEPSKRMREIAAQRGVNVVDGVGENLPFKDGSFDLVLMVTTICYLDDPLKALKESYRVLKSKGAVIIGFIDRESLLGRIYMEEKDTNPFYRDASFYTVREVVEMLYEAGFRSLDFTQTIFRRLDEISGEEPVKYGFGEGSFIAVRAFKLGSMY from the coding sequence ATGCCTAGAATAGCTCCTTTCGAAGAATACCCCACCAGATACGATGAATGGTTTGAGAAGCATAAATACGCATATCTCTCAGAGCTCAATGCTATCAAGCTACTACTACCGAGATTCAAGAGGGGACTCGAAATCGGCGTGGGAACTGGGAGATTCGCTATACCACTAGGGATAAAGTTTGGTGTTGAGCCTTCGAAGCGTATGAGGGAGATTGCTGCACAGAGAGGTGTTAACGTTGTAGATGGCGTCGGTGAAAACCTTCCATTCAAGGACGGCTCGTTCGACTTGGTATTAATGGTGACCACTATATGCTACCTCGACGATCCATTGAAGGCCTTAAAGGAGAGCTATAGGGTTCTAAAGAGTAAGGGTGCAGTAATCATAGGATTCATAGATAGGGAGAGCCTCCTGGGAAGAATATACATGGAGGAGAAGGATACAAACCCCTTCTACAGGGATGCATCCTTCTACACTGTACGAGAGGTGGTGGAAATGCTATACGAAGCCGGCTTCAGAAGCCTTGATTTCACGCAGACGATATTCAGGAGGCTTGATGAGATAAGCGGGGAGGAGCCTGTAAAATACGGTTTCGGTGAAGGCTCATTCATTGCTGTAAGAGCCTTCAAGCTGGGTAGCATGTACTAG
- a CDS encoding class II aldolase/adducin family protein: MTALYTDLKARIVEVARLLEEKNLNHGRSGNISMRVPDSNHVLITPSGLVKSRLNTDDIVVIDTEGRVVEGRWKPSSEVNMHLAIYKARNDVNAIIHAHTVYSTVLAVARKPLPPIIEEAVLFLGGEVRVAEFAPYGTVQLAENVVRALGDRKAVLLASHGVVAVGGSLEEAVEVLSLLERLSQVYVLSEILTGGGTPVLHAGGQSSSRILT, encoded by the coding sequence ATGACAGCGCTGTACACGGATTTAAAGGCTAGGATAGTTGAGGTAGCCCGCCTCCTCGAGGAGAAGAACCTTAATCATGGTAGATCCGGTAACATAAGCATGAGAGTACCGGACTCTAACCACGTGCTCATAACACCAAGCGGGCTTGTAAAGTCTCGTTTAAATACTGATGATATAGTGGTAATTGATACTGAGGGGAGAGTAGTTGAAGGCCGCTGGAAGCCCTCCTCGGAGGTGAACATGCATTTAGCTATATACAAGGCTCGAAACGATGTCAATGCAATAATACACGCACATACAGTATACTCGACGGTTCTAGCAGTTGCCCGGAAGCCGCTACCACCGATAATAGAGGAGGCAGTATTATTCCTAGGAGGAGAGGTGAGAGTCGCTGAGTTCGCACCCTACGGTACAGTACAGCTAGCTGAAAATGTTGTTAGAGCTCTAGGAGACCGTAAGGCTGTTCTACTGGCAAGCCATGGTGTCGTCGCAGTGGGAGGTAGTCTCGAGGAGGCTGTTGAAGTCCTAAGCCTGCTTGAAAGATTATCCCAGGTGTACGTGCTTTCAGAGATACTGACGGGAGGAGGAACGCCTGTCTTGCATGCGGGAGGCCAGTCTTCAAGCAGGATACTCACGTGA
- a CDS encoding carboxypeptidase M32, with protein MVFQNPIVKEILEKYRVLWALDHASSLMGWDSETYMPEEGYKDRAVARAELEVLSQQLLLRPEFVELVEKAGRSEDLNEYERGVVRTLERSIRIAKALPPWLIAEMAKTTQEAMVVWREAKAKNDFEKFKPYLEKIFDLSRKTADYLGWEKHPYDALLDLYEEGLRTSDVDSILSKLAGELKNLIDKVLSESKYPRSHPLENVEYDKGRMEALNKKILELLGYPLGKRARLDVSAHPFTIDMGVYDVRITTRYEGVDFKRTMYSVLHEFGHALYQLQIDPALAYTPIGRGVSLGIHESQSRFCENIIGRSREFTELVYPVLREHLEFLRDYSVDDVYYYFNTVRPSLIRVDADEVTYNMHIVLRARLEKLVIGGEVKVAELPELWDQGMEELLGVKPRSFSEGILQDIHWSMGSVGYFPTYTLGNLVSAQIKYAISRDIDLHDTILNGRFNEVREWLREKIHKWGATYPPKELLRRMLGDEYNPEYFLKYIREKYLG; from the coding sequence TTGGTCTTCCAGAATCCAATTGTAAAGGAGATCCTTGAGAAGTATAGGGTTCTATGGGCACTAGACCATGCATCCTCACTCATGGGATGGGATAGCGAGACATACATGCCTGAAGAAGGCTACAAGGATAGAGCTGTAGCTAGAGCTGAACTAGAGGTTCTCTCACAACAGCTACTATTGAGGCCTGAGTTCGTTGAGCTTGTTGAGAAAGCTGGGAGGTCAGAGGATTTAAACGAGTACGAGAGAGGAGTTGTGAGAACCCTGGAGAGATCAATTAGGATAGCTAAAGCTCTCCCTCCATGGCTGATTGCAGAGATGGCTAAGACAACACAGGAAGCCATGGTGGTCTGGAGGGAGGCTAAAGCTAAAAACGACTTCGAGAAGTTCAAGCCCTACCTGGAGAAAATATTTGATTTAAGCAGGAAGACAGCAGACTACCTGGGATGGGAGAAGCACCCCTACGATGCACTCCTAGACTTATACGAGGAGGGGTTAAGAACTAGTGACGTTGACTCAATACTCTCGAAGCTGGCTGGAGAATTAAAGAACCTGATAGATAAAGTGCTCTCAGAATCCAAGTACCCGAGAAGCCATCCACTTGAGAATGTAGAGTACGATAAGGGTAGAATGGAAGCCCTCAACAAGAAGATTCTAGAGCTGCTTGGATACCCGCTAGGTAAGAGGGCTAGGCTAGATGTATCAGCCCACCCCTTCACAATAGACATGGGTGTCTACGATGTAAGAATTACAACAAGGTATGAGGGCGTAGACTTCAAGAGAACAATGTACAGTGTCCTCCACGAGTTCGGCCATGCACTATACCAGCTGCAGATTGATCCAGCTCTCGCGTACACTCCAATAGGACGTGGAGTCAGCCTTGGTATCCATGAAAGCCAGAGTAGATTCTGTGAGAATATTATCGGTAGAAGCCGTGAGTTCACTGAACTCGTATACCCGGTTCTAAGAGAGCACTTAGAGTTCCTGAGAGACTACTCTGTGGACGACGTCTACTACTACTTTAACACCGTCCGCCCAAGCCTCATAAGAGTTGACGCCGACGAGGTAACATACAACATGCACATAGTGTTAAGAGCAAGGCTCGAGAAGCTAGTTATAGGAGGTGAAGTCAAGGTAGCCGAGCTACCCGAGTTATGGGATCAAGGCATGGAAGAGCTACTCGGAGTTAAGCCGAGGTCATTTAGTGAAGGAATACTTCAGGATATACACTGGAGTATGGGTAGTGTAGGATACTTCCCGACCTACACTCTAGGCAATCTTGTTTCAGCTCAGATAAAATACGCTATCTCAAGAGACATTGATCTCCATGATACAATACTAAACGGCAGGTTCAATGAAGTGCGTGAATGGCTGAGAGAAAAGATACATAAGTGGGGTGCTACATACCCACCTAAGGAGCTTCTAAGAAGAATGCTGGGCGACGAATACAACCCAGAATACTTCCTCAAATACATCAGGGAGAAGTATCTAGGCTAG
- a CDS encoding MBL fold metallo-hydrolase, with the protein MACLKIELLAFDSMGVRSMSTFIETPDARIHIDPAVSLAPRRYGLPPHPREIDRLVEAGRLIEEKARRADIIIITHYHYDHHDPGFLIPVDIYHGKIVLVKDPRSNINASQRARASTFLKLIEPIARDIRVAEGSALRIGETNIRISQAVPHGPTTRLGYVVEVSVKYKENSVVYTSDVEGPCLDEHVGFILEEKPETVILDGPLTYMLGYRYSKKSLEASISNLKKIIDSGVKRIIVDHHLLRDLKYKEEIKEAIDYALARKASIITAAEYMDKPVEQLEALRKQLYENEPVEKPEIPENLKELLEE; encoded by the coding sequence GTGGCGTGTTTGAAGATTGAACTTCTGGCTTTCGATAGCATGGGAGTTAGATCCATGTCTACTTTCATAGAGACTCCTGATGCTCGAATACATATCGATCCAGCTGTCTCCCTAGCCCCCCGCCGCTATGGTCTACCACCTCATCCAAGAGAGATTGACCGTCTAGTAGAAGCTGGAAGGTTGATAGAGGAGAAGGCTCGTAGAGCTGATATAATAATTATAACACACTACCACTACGACCACCACGACCCCGGCTTCTTAATCCCTGTCGACATATACCATGGGAAAATAGTGCTCGTTAAGGATCCACGCAGCAACATTAATGCTAGTCAGAGAGCTAGAGCCTCAACTTTCCTAAAGCTTATTGAACCTATAGCTAGGGATATACGTGTAGCTGAAGGCAGTGCTCTAAGAATCGGGGAGACTAATATAAGAATAAGCCAGGCTGTACCTCACGGGCCCACCACTAGGCTCGGCTATGTTGTTGAAGTCAGCGTTAAGTACAAGGAGAACAGCGTGGTTTACACGAGTGATGTAGAAGGGCCCTGCCTCGACGAGCATGTAGGCTTCATTCTAGAGGAGAAGCCTGAGACAGTAATCTTGGATGGGCCTTTAACATACATGCTTGGCTACAGGTATTCGAAGAAGAGCTTAGAGGCGAGTATAAGCAACCTTAAGAAGATTATTGATTCAGGTGTAAAGAGAATAATAGTAGACCACCACCTCTTAAGAGACCTTAAGTATAAGGAGGAGATTAAAGAGGCCATTGACTACGCGCTAGCTAGGAAAGCCTCTATTATAACAGCAGCTGAATACATGGATAAACCTGTAGAGCAGCTGGAAGCTCTAAGAAAGCAGCTGTACGAGAATGAGCCAGTGGAGAAACCCGAGATCCCCGAGAACCTTAAAGAACTCTTAGAAGAGTAG
- a CDS encoding phenylalanine--tRNA ligase beta subunit-related protein has translation MTSSTCSIVEDNLVVIEDDARELGVKIAYTAAWGPAVSTLSAQILEPVVSDTINYLKRALSLNTLREDPRVRAYRDFYWRIGVDPTKTRPSSEALVRRILRGEFPRVNPVVDAGNIASARSMVPIGMYDLEAVSLPLALRLTRGYESFKPIGGGEERLPQGIPVVIDAKGRVIHVYPHRDSAETSIKASTSKALIIAAGVPGIRSETLIEALEILAGLLALLNWKTCTVRLA, from the coding sequence TTGACTTCAAGTACCTGCAGTATAGTTGAAGACAACCTAGTGGTCATCGAGGATGATGCCCGAGAGCTAGGGGTGAAAATAGCTTACACGGCAGCATGGGGGCCGGCAGTCTCTACTCTGAGTGCACAGATACTAGAGCCAGTAGTAAGCGATACAATTAATTACTTAAAGCGGGCACTATCACTCAATACTCTCAGGGAGGATCCCCGTGTAAGAGCCTATAGAGACTTCTACTGGAGAATAGGTGTGGATCCAACGAAGACTAGGCCTAGTAGCGAGGCTCTAGTCAGGAGAATCCTGCGAGGAGAGTTCCCTAGAGTAAACCCGGTAGTAGATGCAGGAAACATTGCTAGCGCGAGAAGCATGGTGCCGATAGGCATGTATGATCTAGAAGCTGTAAGCCTACCACTGGCTTTAAGGCTTACAAGAGGCTACGAGTCCTTCAAGCCTATAGGTGGAGGCGAGGAGAGACTCCCCCAAGGGATCCCCGTGGTGATTGATGCTAAAGGCAGAGTTATCCACGTATACCCTCATAGAGATTCTGCTGAAACCTCTATTAAGGCGTCGACGAGTAAAGCGCTCATAATTGCTGCAGGAGTCCCGGGAATACGTAGTGAAACCCTCATAGAAGCCCTTGAAATCCTCGCAGGGCTACTAGCACTCCTCAACTGGAAGACCTGTACTGTAAGACTAGCTTGA
- a CDS encoding acetyl ornithine aminotransferase family protein → MKPEVKVKPGSPGSKSVYWIEEHFKYVATTTHDPENLPLVIERGEGVWLYDVDGNRYLDFSSAIGVNNLGYPTHPEVRKAIIEQLDRLAHAAGTDFFNPYQVMLAKKLAEISPGRIPRKVFFSNSGTEANEAAIKIARHATGRKLFIAFYGGFHGRTMGSLGLTASKSVQKKHSFPWMHGVIHVPYPNPYRNPWHIDGYEEPEELVNRVVEFIEEYVFDKLAPADEFAAIFSEPIQGEGGYVVPPRMFFGELKKIADKHGILLVVDEVQMGLGRTGRMFAIEHFNTTPDIITLAKALSGGAVPIGATVFRSDLDFKQPGIHSNTFGGHALASIAALKTLEVTEKLLPHVARLEPLFRDELSELKDRVEQIGDVRGIGLAWGVEVVRDKKSKIPEPALRNKIITKALKNGLVLLPCGKSSIRLIPPLVISEEEAKLGLEVFKKSVKDSL, encoded by the coding sequence TTGAAGCCTGAGGTTAAAGTGAAACCCGGCTCACCTGGCAGTAAATCAGTCTACTGGATTGAAGAGCACTTCAAGTACGTTGCAACAACAACACACGACCCTGAGAACCTACCTCTTGTTATTGAAAGAGGAGAAGGTGTATGGCTGTACGATGTTGACGGGAACAGGTATCTCGACTTCTCTAGTGCTATAGGAGTAAACAATCTAGGCTACCCTACACACCCGGAAGTTAGAAAAGCCATCATAGAGCAACTCGACAGGCTTGCCCACGCAGCTGGAACAGATTTCTTCAACCCCTACCAGGTTATGCTAGCTAAGAAGCTAGCTGAGATATCACCAGGGAGGATCCCTAGAAAGGTATTCTTCTCGAATAGCGGGACTGAGGCTAATGAAGCCGCTATAAAGATAGCTAGACATGCAACCGGGAGAAAACTCTTCATAGCCTTCTACGGGGGATTCCATGGGAGAACAATGGGGTCTCTCGGGTTAACTGCTAGTAAAAGCGTCCAGAAGAAACACTCGTTCCCATGGATGCATGGTGTAATCCACGTACCTTACCCCAACCCGTACAGGAATCCGTGGCATATTGACGGCTACGAGGAACCTGAAGAGCTAGTTAATAGGGTTGTAGAGTTCATCGAGGAGTACGTTTTCGATAAGCTTGCACCGGCAGATGAATTCGCAGCAATATTCTCGGAGCCTATTCAGGGTGAAGGCGGGTATGTCGTGCCTCCTAGAATGTTCTTCGGGGAGTTGAAGAAGATTGCTGATAAGCATGGTATACTACTAGTGGTAGACGAGGTTCAAATGGGCTTGGGTAGAACAGGCAGGATGTTTGCAATAGAGCACTTTAATACTACTCCTGATATCATAACGCTGGCTAAAGCTCTCAGCGGTGGCGCAGTACCAATAGGTGCAACAGTCTTCAGAAGCGACCTCGACTTCAAGCAACCAGGCATACACAGCAACACCTTCGGCGGGCACGCGCTTGCATCAATAGCAGCCTTGAAGACCCTAGAGGTCACCGAGAAGCTTCTCCCTCATGTAGCGAGGCTGGAACCCTTATTTAGAGACGAGTTGAGCGAGCTAAAGGATAGAGTAGAGCAGATTGGTGATGTTAGAGGTATAGGTTTAGCTTGGGGTGTTGAAGTAGTTAGAGATAAGAAGTCTAAGATACCAGAACCTGCTCTGAGAAATAAGATTATTACTAAGGCACTGAAGAACGGTCTCGTGCTCCTGCCGTGCGGTAAATCCTCGATAAGACTCATACCACCCTTAGTGATAAGTGAGGAGGAAGCTAAACTAGGATTAGAAGTATTCAAGAAGTCGGTGAAGGATTCTCTTTAA